Proteins encoded together in one Ammospiza caudacuta isolate bAmmCau1 chromosome 27, bAmmCau1.pri, whole genome shotgun sequence window:
- the EPOP gene encoding elongin BC and Polycomb repressive complex 2-associated protein produces the protein MFLTCEGTLGIVPATMDYNVQARPGHFHAGYQQIEGINLGYLQINGTQMFALAQVLSDLFKDIPRTTISKKMETLKIKSRRCDLAELRTLKAINSVPTRAVKCSLISKADLEALCTSCKSLRRRKRRRKSRRREQLLLPGPGEFFPCPRPPPCRAGGCCGAPGRAVPPPSPQQLQPARGGLFGGVVDGSPRDLALLGPAAVHPCALPVPAGRHRRGPGWPRGLLPHGAGPAAARKGRCRGFPASKRQGTSAGYSSDSDSSLDLAASSPATSSDSSEEEEEEEEEEEEGDSSCSSEEGSSSESESSSLCSGDSVQSTRYRQAALPRFQPPREPLGEERPAEPPPSKALRPDPELLFLSQHLWARTLRASTLESLSAAAGPGTQPGLYARHEASPASSSSSSSSSSSPPPSPKSSSTRTPGGAPPQKERGFGDAGGKDLHKDASNKSSSLERPGGASPGPAPSPEPAPELRASPAALGEPRPEQFDRLIRQSKLWCYAKGFNVDGKSLRHGRGSPEPWRGAELRFQSRGGTESPAALRGRQDGNAKRRRLARVSERQRGPSKARPPKTPRRNSRKGNAPCKASPPRNSFSLMGNFPCTPSLVVGEDGDLCPASSLGGKNSWALSKTHPLWRWHLGGSAIPVPPSLKFRGCASLEDP, from the coding sequence ATGTTCCTGACCTGCGAGGGGACCTTGGGGATCGTTCCGGCCACCATGGACTACAACGTGCAAGCCCGGCCGGGCCATTTCCACGCTGGCTACCAACAGATCGAAGGCATCAACTTGGGCTACTTACAGATCAACGGCACCCAGATGTTCGCGCTGGCCCAGGTGCTCAGCGACCTGTTCAAGGACATCCCCAGGACCACCATCAGCAAGAAAATGGAAACCTTAAAGATCAAGAGCCGCCGCTGCGACCTGGCCGAGCTGCGGACCCTCAAGGCCATCAACTCGGTGCCCACGCGCGCCGTGAAGTGCTCGCTCATCTCCAAGGCTGACCTGGAGGCTCTCTGCACCTCCTGCAAGAGCCTCCGccggaggaagaggaggaggaagagcaggagaagggagcagctgctgctgccgggcCCCGGGGAGTTCTTCCCCTGCCCGCGGCCCCCGCCCTGCCGAGCCGGCGGCTGCTGCGGTGCCCCCGGCCGGGCCGTGCCGCCCCCTAGCccgcagcagctgcagcccgcCCGGGGGGGGCTCTTTGGGGGGGTCGTGGACGGCTCCCCCCGGGACCTGGCGCTGCTGGGCCCCGCGGCCGTGCACCCCTGCGCTCTCCCGGTGCCCGCGGGCCGGCACCGGCGGGGCCCGGGCTGGCCCCGGGGGCTGCTCCCGCACGGAGCGGGGCCCGCGGCCGCCAGGAAGGGCCGGTGCCGCGGCTTCCCCGCCTCCAAGCGCCAGGGAACGTCCGCCGGCTACTCCAGCGACTCGGACTCCAGCCTGGACCTCGCCGCGTCCAGCCCCGCCACCTCCAGCGACTCctcggaggaggaggaggaggaagaggaggaggaggaggaaggggacaGCTCGTGCAGCAGCGAGGAGGGCAGCTCCTCGGAGTCGGAGAGCAGCTCGCTGTGCAGCGGGGACTCGGTGCAGAGCACGCGGTACCGGCAGGCGGCCCTGCCCCGCTTCCAGCCCCCCCGGGAGCCGCTCGGGGAGGAGCGGCCGGCGGAGCCCCCCCCGAGCAAAGCGCTGCGCCCCGACCCCGAGCTCCTCTTCCTCTCGCAGCACCTCTGGGCCCGCACCCTGCGAGCGTCAACTTTGGAAAGTTTGAGCGCGGCCGCAGGGCCGGGGACTCAGCCGGGGCTGTACGCGAGGCACGAGGCCtcccctgcctcctcctcctcctcttcctcctcctcctcgtcgcctcctccctccccgaaaagcagcagcacccgCACCCCCGGGGGGGCCCCGCCACAAAAGGAGCGCGGCTTTGGGGACGCCGGAGGGAAGGATTTGCACAAAGATGCCTCGAACAAAAGCTCCTCGTTAGAGCGGCCCGGCGGAGCCTCCCCGGGGCCGGCGCCTTCCCCCGAACCGGCCCCGGAGCTGCGGGCGAGCCCCGCTGCCCTCGGCGAGCCCCGGCCGGAGCAGTTCGACCGCTTGATCCGCCAGTCCAAGCTGTGGTGCTACGCCAAGGGATTCAACGTGGACGGGAAAAGTTTGCGGCACGGCCGGGGCAGCCCGGAGCCCTGGAGGGGAGCGGAGCTGCGCTTCCAGTCCCGCGGAGGAACCGAGAGCCCCGCGGCGCTGCGGGGCCGCCAGGACGGCAACGCCAAACGGCGGCGCCTGGCCAGGGTCAGCGAGAGGCAGCGCGGCCCCTCCAAAGCCAGGCCGCCAAAAACTCCCCGGAGGAATTCCAGGAAGGGAAACGCTCCCTGCAAAGCCAGCCCGCCTCGGAATTCCTTCAGCCTGATGGGCAACTTCCCCTGCACGCCCTCGCTGGTGGTGGGCGAGGACGGGGACCTGTGCCCGGCCTCGTCGCTGGGTGGCAAAAACTCCTGGGCGCTGTCCAAGACGCACCCGCTGTGGCGGTGGCACCTGGGGGGCAGCGCCATCCCCGTGCCCCCCAGCCTCAAATTCCGCGGCTGCGCCAGCCTGGAGGATCCCTGA